Part of the Schistocerca americana isolate TAMUIC-IGC-003095 chromosome 5, iqSchAmer2.1, whole genome shotgun sequence genome, taattccgatgcaatttctgtgtttcatcgtcaataagaaggtgcaaggtatacagtaaacctgaagtgaagcgtcggactctaaaactggactcacaggagaggttcaaatcttggaaagttagagtgtcagtcctcttgtacttaagtcgacattgtgccttttgaattaaattccaatgcaatttctgtgtttcatcgtcaataagaaggtgcaaggtatacagtaaacctgaagtgaagcatcggaatccaaaactggacttacaggagaggttcaaatcatagaaagttagagtgtcagtcctcttgtacttatgtcggcattgtgcattttgtattacattctaatgaaatttctgtttttcatcgtcaataagaaggtgcaaggtatacagtaaacttgaagtgaagcatcggaatcataactgtactcacaggagaggttcaaatcatagaaagagagagtgtcagtcctcttttacttaagtcggccatttgtattaaattcggatgcaatttctgtgtttcatcgtcaataggacggtccaagggatacagtaaacctgaagtgaagcatcggaatctaaaactggactcacaggagaggttcaaatcatagcaagggagagtgtcagtcctcttcacataagtcggcattgtgcacttttgtattaaattcggatgcaatttctgtgtttcatcgtcaataagaaggtacaaggtatacagtaaacctgaagtgaactatcggaatttaaactggactcacaggagaggttgaaatcattgaaagtgagagtgtcagacctcttgtacttaagtcggcattgtgcttttgcattaaattcggatgcaatttctttgtttcatcgtcaataagaaggtgcaaggtatacagtaaacctgaagtgaagcatcggaatcaaaactggtctcacaggagaggttcaaatcatagaaagagagagtgtcagtcctcttttacttaagtcggcaatgtgccttttgtataaaattcggatgcaatttctgtgtttcatcgtcgataagaaggagaaaggtatacggtaaaccagaagtgaagcaacggaatctaaaactggactcacaggagagggtcaaatgatagaaagagaaagtgacagtccccttttacttaagtcggcattgtgccttttgtttaaaattcgtatgcaatttctgtgtttcatcgtcaataaaaaggtccaaggggtacagtaaaactgaagtgaagcatcggtaactaaaactggactcacaggagaggttcaaatcatagaaagttagagtgtcagtccacttgcacttaagtcggcattgtgccttttgaataaaattccgatgcaatctctgtgtttcatagtcaataagaaggtccatgggatacagtaaacctaaagtgaagcatcggaatctaaaactggacacacaggaaaggttcaaatcatagaaagttagagtgtcagtcctcttgtacttaagtcggcattgtgccttttcaattcaattccgatgcaatttttatgtttgatcgtcaataagacggtgcaatgtatacagtaaacctgaagtgaagcatcggaatctaaaactttacccacaggagaggttcaaatcataggatgtgagagtgttagtcctcttgtacttaagtcggcattgtgccttttgtattaaattcgaatgcaatttctgtgtttcatcgtcaataagaaggtccaagggatacagtaaacctgaagtgaagcatcggaatctaaaactggactcacaggaggggttcaaatcatagataattggagtgtcagtcctcttatacttaaaacggcattgtgtcgtttgaattaaattccgatgcaatttctgtgtttcatcgtcaataagatggtgcaaggtatacagtaaccctgaagtgaagcatcagaatctaaaactggactcacaggagaggttcaaatcatagaaagggagaatgtcagtcctcttgtacttaagtcggcattgtgctttttttgtattatattaggatgcaatttctgtgtttcatcgtctctaacatggtgcactgtatgcagtaaacctgaagtgaagcatcgcaatcaaatgtggattcacaggagaggttcaaatcatagaaaacgagagtgtcagtcctcttgtacttaagtcggcattgtgccttttgtattaaattcgaatgcaatttctgtgtttcatcgtcaataagaaggtccaagggatacagtaaacctgaggggaagcatcggaatctaaaactggactcacaggagaggttcaaatcatagatagttagaatgtcagtcctcttgtacttaagtcggcatagtatcTTTGgatatttaaatccgacgcaatttctgtgtttcatcgtcaataaggaggtgaaaggtatacagtaaacctgaagagaagcatcggaatccaaaactggactcacaggagaggtttaaatcatagagagttagagtgtcagtcgtcttgtacttaagtcggcattgtgccttttgaatttaattccgatgcaaattttgtgtttcatcgtcaataagacagtccaaggaatacagtatacctgaagtgaagcatcggaatctaaaactggactcacagcagaggttcaattcatagatagtgagagtgtcagtcctcttgtacttaagtcggcattgtgcattttgtattaaattctaatgaaatttctgtttttcatcgtcaataagaaggtgcaaggtatacagtaaacttgaagtgaactatcggaatttaaactggactcacaggagaggttgaaattattgaaagtgagactgtcagtcctcttgtacttaagtcggcattgtgcttttgcattaaattcggatgcaatttctgtgtttcatcgtcaataggacggtccaagggatacagtaaacctgaagtgaagcatcggaatctaaaactggacacacaggagaggttcaaatcatagaaagggagagtgtcagtcctcttgtacataagtcggcattgtgcacttttgtattaaattcggatgcaatttctgtgtttcatcgtcaataagaaggtacaaggtatacagtaaacctgaagtgaactatcggaatttaaactggactcacaggaaaggttgaaatcattgaaagtgagagtgtcagtcctcttgtacttaagtcggcattgtgcttttgcattaaattcggatgcaatttctgtgtttcattgtcaataagaaggtgcaaggtatacagtaaacctgaggtgaagcatcggaatcaaaactggtctcacaggagaggttcaaatcatagaaagagagagtgtcagtcctcttttacttaagtcggcattgtgccttttgtattaaattcggatgcaatttctgtgtttcatcgtcgataagaaggagtaaggtatacggtaaaccagaagtgaagcatcggaatctaaaactggactcacaggagagggtcaaatgatagaaagagaaagtgacagtccccttttacttaagtcggcattgtgccttttgtattaaattcggatgcaatttctgtgtttcatcgtcaagaacaaggtgcaaggtatacactaaacctgaagtgaagcatcggaatctaaatctggactcacaggagaggttcaaatcatagaaagagagagtgtcagtcctcttatacttaagtcggcattgtgtcttttgaatttaattccgatgcaatttctgtgtttcatcgtcaataagaaggtgcaaggtatacagtaaacctgaagtgaagcatcggcatctaaaactggactcacaggagcggttcaaatcatagaaagagtgagtgtcagtcctgttttacttaagtcggcattgtgccctttgttttaaatccggatgcaatttctgtgtttcatcatcaataagacggtccaagggatacagtaaaaatgcagtgaagcatcggaatctaaaagtggactcacaggagcggttcaaatcatagaaagggagagtgtcagtcctcttttacttaagtcggcactgtgccttttgtattaaatccggatgcaatttctgtgtttcatcgtcaatatgtaggtgcaaggtacccagtaaacgtgaagtgaagcatcgtaatcttaaactggactcacaggagaggttcaaatcatataaagtgagagtgttagtcctcttttacttaagtcggcattgtcatctttgtattaaattcgggtgcaatttctgtgtttctcgtcaattgtaaggtccgagggatacagtaaacctgaagtgaagcatcggaatctaaaactggactcacaggagaggttcaaatcatagaaagggagggtgtcagtcctattgtacttaagtcggcattgtgcctttggtattaaattcggatgcaatttctgcgtttcatcgtcaataagaaggtgcaaggtatacagtaaacctgaggcgatgcatcggaatctaaaactggactaacgggagaggttcaaatcatagaaagtgagagtgtcagtcctcttgtacttaagtcggcattgtgccttttgtattaatttcggatgcaatatctgtgtttcatcgtcaataagaaggtccaagggatacagtaaacctgtagtgaagcatcggaatcttaacactctaagcgccaagcccgtaaaatttacgggcctgggatcgcgcgaaaatcaccaagcccgtaaaatttacgggccgctacatttaatttcattcaaaacactgcaacgttatttctacgggtttggccagcgctatacgtttttcagatgtttattaacaaaatgcgtccatagatgtcacggcagcgctgtaattcatgttaaaacttatctttgcgttctcagtctgtatatcattcagttgtttgtcatcatgtttcggcgcggtttatcagacgcagaaattgcggatttgatcaatcatagcgacactctggataatgtagagagtgattcagacgattctgaatgcaatggtgtgtttgaaggtacgtatttccgaattttccacgtaattgtgcagtacgcacatatctgttgaacatgtgtaaacgatgtatgtagttacacataatgtgatattctttttagaagacgagattgatgacagtttgtcttcagatgaagacgagaatgatgttgaaggtgttgcttcaaatccagcagctgtgccgtatccgaaagacagtgagtggactgcagttgacacctaccgacctctgcctgtcaacacgacacccaggcagatactagtggatattgatgagtcgagttctgtactggattgcagtaaagtgttccttactgacagtgacgtaaatgaactcaagagacagacaaatttgtatgcatcacagacaatacagaagaaaagaagaggaaataatctgaagccccattcagttttgagttcgtggaagccagtgactataagtgagatgaggcgtttcttgggtattattttccacatgtgtgtttcgaaaaagcccaaaattgcggaccattggagcactaatcctgttcttagttgtaacttttgtccccatgtcatgagccgtttgcgtttcactcagatactgtcatgcttgcatcttgttgacaattcaaatcagaaaaaaccaggcgaagatggatttcatccactttacaaagttttgccatattataataatttgaaggagcgatgtatccaggcatatcgtccctcagaaaaagtgacaattgatgaaggaatttgcccatttcgaggtcgtgtgagtttccgtgtttacatgcaaaataagcctcataagtatggactgaaagtatatgctgttgctgaagccagtagtggctatgttgtaaattttgaagtttatgctggtaagcatattgttgacaattcttcgtctgcggttattttgcgattgttgtctgacagcagcttgctgaacaaaggccacactgtgtatttagatcgattttattccagtccagagctatttcagcaactggcagagaaaggcactggagctgttggtactgtgaacaaatccaggaaaggattgcctaaagatttagtatctgctaagctgaaaaagggcgaaatgtcttttcggcgtaaagataatgtattggcaatgaagtggaaagataagagagatgtgtatacattgtctacaaggcatcaagcaacatttggtacgcatactaagagaaatgggtctgtagtattgaaaccacttcaggtacttgattacaacctcaataaaattggagtggatattggagaccaacgcctgcagtacaatccgttccagcacagaactgtgaaatggtggcgaaaattatatttccatttgctgcttatgggagtatcaaatgcattttggctgtacaatgcagtgcacaggaagaaaattacaataacagactttataacagtgcttgcagttcagcttgttgaagacgacacacttgaattcattccaagaaatgaaggaactgtaggtcggctaacaaagagacattttttgcagcacatacctgcaactactaagaagtatgctgctcgtgtgtgtcacgtgtgcagttccaggagcaagaaacagagtggcaaggcttctcgcaaagagacacgatacgaatgtgaacagtgtggcgttgcactctgcctggaaccttgctttaaaattttccacactaaaaaacaatatgattctgtgtgaaatttatatgtaatactgtatactatcagaaacatgtaatgtagtgccacaattttggttaaaaataaatcacaattgtattcccttattcgtatgactttttctaaattcttaaaacatctaagtgatttctataactgtaccttaaagctgtgcattgtaaagtagtttctttcactcagaattaaagtagaaatgtgcagcttcaagatggtaccaaatttgccacaatccaaacagtagatttgatgcagtaatttttttaatattggtaaaattgcccggtttctagggacgggtgcataaaataggcctggtacagagagtgttaaactgggctcacaggagaggttcaaatcatcgaaggttagagtgtcagtcctcttgtacttaagtcgtcattgtgccttttgtattaaattcggatgcaatctctgtgtttcatcgtcaagaagaaggtccaagggatacagtaaacctgaagtgaagcatcggaatctaaaactggactca contains:
- the LOC124616642 gene encoding piggyBac transposable element-derived protein 4-like is translated as MFRRGLSDAEIADLINHSDTLDNVESDSDDSECNGVFEEDEIDDSLSSDEDENDVEGVASNPAAVPYPKDSEWTAVDTYRPLPVNTTPRQILVDIDESSSVLDCSKVFLTDSDVNELKRQTNLYASQTIQKKRRGNNLKPHSVLSSWKPVTISEMRRFLGIIFHMCVSKKPKIADHWSTNPVLSCNFCPHVMSRLRFTQILSCLHLVDNSNQKKPGEDGFHPLYKVLPYYNNLKERCIQAYRPSEKVTIDEGICPFRGRVSFRVYMQNKPHKYGLKVYAVAEASSGYVVNFEVYAGKHIVDNSSSAVILRLLSDSSLLNKGHTVYLDRFYSSPELFQQLAEKGTGAVGTVNKSRKGLPKDLVSAKLKKGEMSFRRKDNVLAMKWKDKRDVYTLSTRHQATFGTHTKRNGSVVLKPLQVLDYNLNKIGVDIGDQRLQYNPFQHRTVKWWRKLYFHLLLMGVSNAFWLYNAVHRKKITITDFITVLAVQLVEDDTLEFIPRNEGTVGRLTKRHFLQHIPATTKKYAARVCHVCSSRSKKQSGKASRKETRYECEQCGVALCLEPCFKIFHTKKQYDSV